Proteins co-encoded in one Brassica rapa cultivar Chiifu-401-42 chromosome A02, CAAS_Brap_v3.01, whole genome shotgun sequence genomic window:
- the LOC103852240 gene encoding omega-hydroxypalmitate O-feruloyl transferase, whose translation MGASYQECSSLLLQNLKVTIKESYLIFPSEETLTHESKSMFLSNVDQILNFDVQTVHFFRPNKDFPPEIVSEMLRMALVRAMDVYEFLAGRLRLNPSSGRLNIDCNGAGAGFVTAESEYTLEELGDLVYPNPAFAELVTSQLQSLPKDDQPLFAFQVTSFKCGGFAMGISTNHTTFDGLSFKTFLDNLASLLSEEPLSTPPCNDRTLLKARTPPRVTFPHHELVQLQDSDTTVFEATSEHLDFNIFKLSSQQISRLKEKASESVSSVCVRVTGFNVVTALVWRCKALSLVEEEEVDDLEKESTILYAVDIRGRLDPQLPSSYTGNAVLTAYGKAKRKALFEEPFGTIVEMVGEGANRITDEYARSAIDWGEMYKGFPHGDVLVSSWWKLGFAEVEYPWGKPKYCCPVVYHRKDIVLLFPDIDGDSKGVYVLAALPSKEMTKFQKWFEDTLC comes from the exons ATGGGTGCTTCCTACCAAGAATGTTCATCATTGCTTCTTCAAAATCTCAAAGTGACGATCAAAGAATCATATCTCATTTTCCCATCCGAAGAAACTTTAACCCATGAGAGCAAATCTATGTTCTTGTCCAATGTCGACCAAATTCTCAACTTTGATGTCCAAACGGTTCATTTCTTCCGACCTAACAAAGATTTTCCTCCGGAGATTGTGTCGGAGATGCTGAGAATGGCGTTGGTGAGAGCAATGGACGTTTACGAGTTTTTGGCCGGGAGACTTCGCCTGAACCCTAGCTCTGGAAGACTGAATATTGACTGTAACGGTGCCGGAGCTGGGTTTGTAACGGCTGAGAGTGAGTACACTTTGGAGGAACTTGGAGATTTGGTTTATCCAAATCCAGCTTTTGCTGAACTGGTTACAAGTCAGCTTCAATCTTTGCCTAAAGATGATCAACCATTGTTTGCTTTTCAG GTGACATCATTCAAGTGCGGTGGATTTGCAATGGGAATCTCAACAAACCATACAACGTTCGATGGACTTAGTTTCAAAACATTTCTAGACAACTTAGCCTCTCTACTAAGTGAAGAGCCCTTATCAACACCACCTTGCAACGACCGTACTCTTCTCAAAGCTCGTACTCCACCACGTGTCACATTCCCACACCACGAGCTTGTCCAACTCCAAGACTCGGACACAACAGTCTTCGAAGCCACTTCTGAGCACTTAGATTTCAACATCTTCAAGCTATCCTCTCAACAAATCTCGAGGCTCAAAGAGAAGGCCTCGGAGAGTGTTAGTAGTGTTTGTGTTCGTGTGACGGGCTTCAACGTCGTTACCGCTTTGGTTTGGAGGTGCAAGGCACTCTCtttagtagaagaagaagaggtgGATGATCTTGAAAAAGAATCAACCATTCTTTACGCGGTGGACATCAGAGGGAGGCTGGATCCTCAGCTTCCCTCTTCGTACACGGGAAACGCGGTTTTAACGGCGTACGGAAAGGCGAAACGAAAGGCATTGTTCGAAGAACCGTTTGGGACGATTGTGGAAATGGTAGGAGAAGGTGCAAATCGGATAACGGATGAGTATGCCAGATCCGCTATAGATTGGGGAGAGATGTACAAAGGGTTTCCACATGGGGATGTTTTGGTTTCATCGTGGTGGAAACTGGGATTTGCGGAGGTTGAATATCCATGGGGAAAGCCAAAGTATTGCTGTCCCGTTGTGTACCATCGGAAAGACATAGTTTTGCTGTTTCCAGACATTGATGGAGATAGTAAAGGTGTTTATGTCTTGGCTGCTTTGCCTTCTAAGGAGATGACCAAGTTTCAGAAATGGTTTGAAGACACCCTTTGCTGA